From one Luteipulveratus mongoliensis genomic stretch:
- a CDS encoding ABC transporter permease subunit: MGAAIKSEIRKIFTTRMWWGMLIGMVIIAALLSMLFASLVGTDNADDDSGSGNPFKTMTPGTAQLIYSAGINFNLTTLIPLALGVMLITNEYRHKTISSTFLATPNRATVLISKIIALIPLGIVYGILHDVASVAGASPILSSKGAPMLLGDSDVQQTFLLCILAFTLWLLLGFGFGMLVRNQVAAVMSAVGVAFVLHIALNIFFGAKNWDTAAKFLPGNLTSGLLVTSDPTAGQATTQDAGANYFDQWWQSGGVLLIYALVLAGIGAFLTTKRDIT, translated from the coding sequence ATGGGCGCCGCCATCAAGTCTGAGATCCGCAAGATCTTCACCACGCGGATGTGGTGGGGAATGCTGATCGGGATGGTCATCATCGCGGCCCTGCTGTCGATGCTGTTCGCCTCGCTCGTCGGCACGGACAACGCCGACGACGACAGTGGCAGCGGCAACCCGTTCAAGACGATGACGCCGGGCACCGCGCAGCTGATCTACTCCGCCGGCATCAACTTCAACCTCACGACGCTGATCCCGCTGGCGCTCGGCGTCATGCTCATCACCAACGAGTACCGCCACAAGACGATCAGCTCGACCTTCTTGGCGACGCCCAACCGGGCCACCGTGCTCATCTCCAAGATCATCGCGCTGATCCCGCTCGGCATCGTCTACGGGATCCTGCACGACGTCGCGAGCGTCGCCGGTGCGAGCCCGATCCTGTCGAGCAAGGGCGCACCGATGCTGCTCGGCGACTCCGACGTCCAGCAGACGTTCTTGCTGTGCATCCTGGCCTTCACGCTGTGGCTGCTGCTCGGCTTCGGCTTCGGGATGCTGGTCCGCAACCAGGTGGCCGCCGTCATGTCGGCTGTGGGCGTCGCGTTCGTCCTGCACATCGCGCTGAACATCTTCTTCGGCGCGAAGAACTGGGACACCGCAGCCAAGTTCCTGCCGGGCAACCTGACCTCGGGCCTGCTCGTCACGAGTGACCCGACCGCCGGACAGGCGACCACGCAGGACGCCGGCGCGAACTACTTCGACCAGTGGTGGCAGTCCGGCGGAGTGCTGCTCATCTACGCCCTGGTCCTCGCCGGGATCGGTGCCTTCCTGACCACCAAGCGGGACATCACCTGA